One genomic window of Ficedula albicollis isolate OC2 chromosome 18, FicAlb1.5, whole genome shotgun sequence includes the following:
- the SMIM5 gene encoding small integral membrane protein 5, translated as MSSERFLKEVQAIGEKFLLKLQRLPKADPVEIVSFSVVLLFIVTVLVLTIIGCSCCCCSCDGRPDPRHRKSQVRPAAHS; from the exons ATGTCTTCTGAACGCTTTCTGAAGGAAGTTCAAGCCATTGGTGAGAAGTTTCTCCTTAAGCTCCAGAGACTGCCCAAGGCTGACCCAGTGGAGATTGTCAGCTTTTCTGTGGTTCTTCTGTTTATTG tTACTGTGCTGGTGCTCACGATCATTGGCtgcagttgctgctgctgcagctgtgatggACGCCCTGACCCCAGGCACAGGAAGAGCCAAGTCCGCCCAGCTGCCCATTCATGA